In a single window of the Megalobrama amblycephala isolate DHTTF-2021 linkage group LG3, ASM1881202v1, whole genome shotgun sequence genome:
- the frmd5b gene encoding FERM domain-containing protein 5, producing MLSRLMSGSDRALDREFNCTVRLLDDSEYTCTVQRDAKGQWLFEQVCHHLNLLEKDYFGIRFVDPDKQRHWLEFSKPITKQMRSQPPYTMCLRVKFYPPDPAALKEEITRYLVFLQIKRDLYHGRLLCKSSDAATLAAFILQAEIGDYDPGKHPEGYSSKFQFFPKHSERLERRIAEIHKSELTGQSPETSEMNFLRKAQSLETYGVDPHPCKDVSGNAAFLAFTPFGFVVLQGNRRIHFLKWNEVTKLKFEGKTFHIYATHQEDQKIILTYFAPTPEACKHLWKCGVENQAFYQFEKSSQVRTVSSSNLFFKGSRFRYSGKVAKEVMEQSAKIRREPPEIHRAGMVPSRSCPSITHGPRQSSVPRTRRRAVHISIMEGLESLRDSGHSTPLRSVSNGNSFLRSHGNGAEGGSGTAEFSEDSYSPSDSVLPTPVSNDPSYQAQVRHTNGPRSMQEEGGTELCTQNQARPQAVKPKGKRSQLEKTRPTQHGPEEGVNEFICSLARLFLVTLALLFALLLLLIVLTESELDLAFLRDIRRTPEFQQFHYEYFCPLRRWLACKLRWMGGNLINK from the exons AGGGATGCAAAAGGTCAATGGCTGTTTGAGCAGGTCTGCCATCATCTAAACTTGCTGGAGAAAGACTACTTTGGCATCAGATTTGTGGACCCAGACAAGCAACGA CACTGGCTGGAGTTCAGCAAGCCAATTACCAAACAAATGAGAT CTCAGCCACCCTACACTATGTGTTTGCGTGTTAAATTCTATCCTCCGGACcctgcagctcttaaagaagaGATCACTAG ATACCTTGTCTTCCTACAGATTAAAAGAGATTTGTATCATGGCCGACTCCTGTGCAAAAGTTCAGATGCTGCTACATTGGCCGCATTTATTCTGCAGG CTGAGATTGGAGATTATGACCCGGGGAAGCATCCGGAAGGTTACAGCTCTAAGTTTCAGTTTTTTCCAAAGCATTCCGAGCGCCTGGAGCGCCGCATTGCTGAGATCCACAAATCCGAGCTGAC AGGCCAGAGTCCTGAGACATCTGAAATGAATTTCTTAAGGAAAGCTCAGTCTCTAGAAACATATGGAGTAGATCCACACCCCTGCAAA GATGTGTCTGGGAATGCTGCATTTCTTGCATTTACCCCCTTTGGCTTTGTGGTGCTGCAGGGGAACAGGAGGATTCATTTCCTCAAATG GAATGAGGTGACCAAACTAAAGTTCGAAGGAAAGACATTTCATATATATGCAACTCATCAAGAG GATCAGAAGATCATCTTGACTTACTTTGCTCCAACACCTGAGGCCTGCAAGCATTTATGGAAGTGTGGGGTGGAAAACCAAGCTTTCTACCA GTTTGAGAAATCAAGTCAAGTTCGCACTGTGTCCAGTAGTAATCTTTTCTTCAAAGGAAGCCGCTTTAGATATAG TGGTAAAGTGGCCAAGGAAGTGATGGAACAGAGTGCCAAAATCAGACGAGAGCCTCCAGAGATCCACAG GGCTGGGATGGTCCCCAGTAGGAGTTGTCCCTCCATCACTCACGGTCCACGGCAGAGTAGCGTTCCCCGAACACGAAGGAGAGCAGTCCATATTTCCATCATGGAGG GTTTGGAGTCCCTGCGTGACAGTGGCCATTCCACACCACTACGATCGGTCTCCAATGGCAACTCATTCCTACGCTCCCATGGAAATGGAGCTGAGGGAGGAAGCGGAACAGCTGAATTTTCCGAGGACTCTTACAGTCCCTCTGACAGCGTGCTTCCCACACCGGTGTCCAACGACCCCTCATACCAGGCTCAGGTTCGCCACACGAACGGCCCCCGCAGCATGCAAGAGGAAGGAGGAACAGAACTCTGCACTCAAAACCAGGCGAGGCCACAGGCCGTTAAACCCAAAGGGAAACGTTCACAGCTGGAGAAGACTCGGCCAACCCAACACGGCCCAGAGGAAGGGGTGAATGAGTTTATCTGTAGTTTGGCCCGTCTTTTCTTAGTGACCCTGGCTCTGCTCTTTGCCCTCCTTCTCCTTCTTATTGTGCTAACAGAATCTGAGCTGGACTTGGCCTTTCTTAGAGACATCCGGAGGACACCCGAATTCCAGCAGTTCCACTATGAATACTTTTGCCCCCTTAGGCGCTGGCTGGCCTGCAAGTTGCGCTGGATGGGTGGGAATctcattaataaatga